Part of the Zea mays cultivar B73 chromosome 4, Zm-B73-REFERENCE-NAM-5.0, whole genome shotgun sequence genome is shown below.
ATATCCAATTGAAGACATGACACAAATATGTAGCGCTGAACGAAGGGTGTTACTTTACCTAGACCATGACATGGTACATATGAGTTTATAATCTAAACAAAACAGTTAGTGTTTACATGTATTTTATTCTTATGCAAGTATTTATAACTATTTTGTAGGTGTTTATTCCGATAAACATCAGAGAGACGCACTGGTATCTTGCCGTGATCCATGCAAGCAATATGGAGATACAAGTGCTCGATTCACTTGGTACTTCACAAGATCGTAAAGACCTCACTGACTCTGTGAGTATGCACAAACTAAACAATTATGAATTCACTATTAACTTATCCCAATCTCTAATTTTGTTTTACAATATATAAAGATTAAAGGACTCCAAAGACAAATTGATATGATATCTCAACGTAAGGAGTTAAAAGACCACAGGTGGCCAAACCTCCAAGTTGCTTCTTGGCCGCTCAGAGAAATAGACATGGGATATGCAAAGCAGACAGATAGGTACGCCCTAAAATCTTCTTTACCTATTTTTTCATTCATACTAATCTTTATGTTGATATTAATGTATATGTAGCTCTTCATGTGGcctctttcttttgaactatatcgAATACTGGACAGGGGATGAACTGTCTGACAGTTTTACCCAGGTATATTATTACTACTACGACATATATGCACATCTACAGTCAGTGTTACATATATAAtgctaatataataattatttctTATTTGTAAGATGACATGTCACACTTTAGAAAGAAAATGGATGCTATATTACTATCTTCAGAACTGAATAAGAGAAGGGGGTGTCTCTTATACAAAAATGATAAAGAAGTTGACTCTGGAAGCCCATCGGATGTTGAGATATTAGAAAACCCAACAGattctaagaagaggaagctactccATGTGCTTGATGATAGCGAAGTAGTGTATGAAGATGAGGAAGGCCCTATTACTCAAGCAGACTTGCAAAAGTGGTTTGTTGATGATTGGGATAAAAGAACTCCTGTAAAAGTATCTAACGATGGGTGCACCAATGACTTTTTAATGGTTGGTCTTTCCACAAAGGACATGCCAGTGACCAAAGCCGATTCAATAGATGTTTTATGTGATTATGTCATGGCAATAGAAGACGATACGACACTAGAGTAAGTGCTCATTGATTTATCTATTTTATGTATATCAACTACTTAGATTCTTGATATAGACTTTCGTCATGCTACATTACAGGATGACATGGGTGCGAAGTTTCAAtccttttaagatagaaatatctgTTAAAGACCTACAAAACATATTAACGATAAATAAAGATATGACTCTAAGATGTTTTGACATGGCTGTTCGGCTGCTTGCCAATAAAGAGTCATGTAGGCCGAAAGGAGAAATCATAAATAATAGAAAGCATTATATGGACATGCGTTTCTGGGTAAGTTTGTTTCCAATCATTAATCTATTAATATATAGTATCTACATCTAATCCTCatgtggacatgtatatatactctccagagaatggttggttttggtaaacttccaaagtaccatcaggatcctacagcagaagagttagccaaaacactcgattgttggccatcaatgaattattatatcacgggttgtagatatgtaagtatgtgttcatttagaatgtatttataaaggacacttctttgcaatcctaatgactgatattttgcaggttcttatgccatggaaattcaacggatgtcacgcccttttcgtaatagatcatgttaaaaagcatgtgacttttatcgactttacaccgactcaagattggtgtaaacacatgccatacaagaggttTGCGGAAGCGATTATCATGGCCTCAAAGAAATATAAGATTGCTTACAGCAAAAAACGTTCTAGATGGGCGGAGGATAtctttaagtgggaacatacaatttagactggtgttccaattgacttaaGAGGGTATTTTCTTCGTACCACCTTCTCAGCAGTTTAAATTTTTTCTATGATAATCATTGTATAAAACATAGTTGCCTAAACATTATATATATTATAGGTTTAATACCAGCTACCTCGTTCTACAAGCTATTGCCATGTGGGGGAATGACAGACGAATGAAATTTGTTGGGGTAAGTGTAGTATATTCGTTCTATGTTCAAAACATATATTCCAGTTATCTCTTTTTACAATATAATAtgttttgttctcttatgtctttgtcTGTAGGATGCAAAGATTGTTCGAAGGAACTTTGTGATTGATCTGTTAAGTTATGAGGATAATTCGTGCCGATATGtcatccctgcaaacatacaacagagacttatcgatatcgctaaaaaggattagctgattagtgtgatattgataatgttttccacacggattttgcatgttatagtgatgtttgtcgttccgtaTTAATGTTTTATACAAATCTTTTTacttccgtcgcaacgcacggacacatATCTATAACATACAACAGAGACATGTAAGTTATCATGTTATAAttcggttccgttgcaacgcacgggcaccctactagtatttatatatatatatatagcaggTATAAcgagagccctgggcttccaatagttaaaggaagtccAGGCCGATCACCCCGGCAATCTGGTTCAACTCAGCGCACCGACTGGACCAGGCCGTCGGTTGCACCACCCGCGCCCACGTCTGTGCGCCCAAAAAAGGAAATGCatacatgagtcaaacacgttcccttgcatgtgcgtaaatttaggaaagatatatgtggcggtttctatatttaaatgctttattttctccataaatttaggatcgttgcaacagccatgcagctagactcgtaaggactattttatgatatatgctgctactaaatatgctaccctgtgtagataattatgcaattcggtatactgtgtAAAAATCTGTTATCagttgcatgcacacgaatttatgatgaaaataatgtgcaatgaaaggaaataaattgcacgcataaaaataaaaaatcttatttaatgttttatttccttcataaatataagatcccttcaacagtcatgcagctaaacacattagatctactttatgatatatactgatacaaattatactacatggtgtaggtatttatgcaattcgttacactgcgtaaaaaatctggcatgttgttcactggtggacgcatctccgggttggagcgtaataaccaaCTTAAGCATAAAattcctcaattataagcgtatataccgagccaatgtgagaggttgatagctctagtaggttgttattacgatcctatttttatggcagatccgaaaaacatggcagccgcatgcatgtggttatacagatccaaaaattatggcaaaatgcatgcatgagtcaaacacattcccttgcatgcgcgtaaatttaggaaagatatgtgacaGTTTTtattttaaatgttttatttcctccataaatttaggatcgctgcaacagccatgcagctaggctcgtaatgaccatttcatgatatatactgatactaaatatgctacactgtgtagataattatgcaattcggtatactgcgtaaaaatctattaccagctgcatgcacacgaatttatgatggaaagaatatgcaatgaaaggaaatgaattgcatgcatagaaacaaaaaatcacatttaatgttttatttccttcataaatataggatcccttcaGCAGGCATGCAGTTAAACGCATTataactagtttatgatgtatactgaaacaaattataatacacggtgtaggtatttatgcaattctttACACTGCGTAaacaatctggcatgttgttcactggtggacgcatctccgggtggagcgtaaaaatctTATGTTTTGATCATAAAATccatcaattataagcgtaaatactgagtcaatgagaggttgatagctctagtaggttgttattacgatcctatttttatgacagatccgaaaaacatggcagccgcatgcatgcggtttctatttttatacaaatcaaaaaattatggcaaaatcgtgggagtttccattgtatacgcgcaaattacgaacaacagaaatcaaggaattgccattccaatgtgcatgcagtaaactgatatacgaactccgtgttcaagcataaaatcgtacagtttttagcgtaaataatatatgtggtaggcataaaacacaataatcgaaaagaaaaatgcgccggatcggaggatgtcacgcgcgatcatcgctgcgcgcatctcgcgccttccgtgacgccgctAGCTCGAACATTgtgcctcatgcgtcgccgtcgctactcgcacgtcgacgggtgtcgcttgctcgccggccttggaagtgccaccTCCTCGaggcttcggggacgccgccgcttgcccgcacaagggccccgctgtcgctcgccctctggatcggggagccgccgcCACCGACCTGGGAACCGCTGCCACTACTCCAGATCGAGGAACCTcggccaccgcgcgtcgaggtaatggagttgcgaccaccgacctgggaaccgccgccaccacacaagggcactgccgtcgctcgccctctggatcgggagccgccgccggcggcctgggaaccgccgcctctacttcggatcgaggaaccgccgccaccacatgtcgaggtcggggagccgcggccaccgcagccactggtcgggggtccaccgccgcgcgcgctatcgggcaaccaccgtcgctaatgaatcgagatggggcgtgaaaaactgatccctagcactacgagttttcttttatagacgtctggacctggtccggctcgaccggattgcactgtttGGCctaggcttcctctagttattggaagcccagggctcctaatatacaatatatatctatatatatatatgtgtgtgtgtgtgtgtgtgtgtgtggtcaGCCGGATTGGGCCACTTCAAGGCCCAAAAGGCCGAgcaggccagctggctggaaggagcaggagcagctaggGCACCTGGGTGCCGTGCTCACGTAGAAAGGAAGGCAGAAAGAGTGGGCGGCGGCGGTTCAACGGAGGCTGAGCTCTGCGGCTCGTTCATCCGAGATTCACGCAAATCAGTTGGCCTCCTCTCCCCTTCTCGTCTCCTTAAAGCATAGGCGGTAAATCCCCTGTATATGGGAACTCTGCTCCTCTCTGATGCTTGCTGCTCCAGTCTCCTCGATCCATTAGGTCCCTACCATTCCTGTGTTTAATCGCTGGTGGTGATTGGAAGCTGGTAGAGGTGGTGATGCTCTTGTGCAGCGAGTTTCTCCCGTGCTCCTTGCTTCACTTGTGCGCCTGTGTGGCACGGTGttcgtcttctcgggctggtgctgTGGACGTCTCCCATGGCTTcagcagcggctctagtatctccgtcaacctcccgctgtgcaggcccggacgtgggcggcggatttggttttctgggacagaactttgtgttcgctgagctgatcTTCCCACATAGACAATCTACATGTTGTGAGTTGTTCGTTGCCTCAttttatttactgtttaattttatgcaatctgctagtattaaatacttgggtgtgattgcactattGTGGCTGGAATTGTTTGCTCAATGataatagcggtgtagtgagacaacgtgacagtctgggttttagtgtgttgttaaTTTCAGCATCAAGTATATATTTGTGCCTAATTATATCTATATTTTTTAGGCTGTTTACATGTGTTAAATTCTGATATTCTATTTAGTACACAGCTCCTTAATATTTGTATTTATgcttgattattaggcttattacattTGATCTAAAAtcctgatttggtaagataggactgtcacatttgtcgaggatctttgatcaccatttagcgttggagggctatTTATTACATCagcccgctattttgagagcaatatcaAAAGATAAACAATAATGTTTATGTGcataatctgccttcttcatctgcaagccatgtttaataTTGAAATGGACCTTagtagctattttacatgttttcatgtcctagaattgctactgttcattgctgcttTAATTACATATgacatttatctgagttatatgtttgttttatttggaattaaaatatttaatatatttaaatattatggaagcatgtcacttatttctctaaaattacaacaatccagaaaaccaattcgtaTAATGGCCTCTagttctgatgtcattaagcctAAAGTGTTCGATGGTGCAAGCTTTAAgcgctggcagattaagactcacatgtggctcactgacctaaaattaCTTTGGGTAGTGACGTCAACTGTTCCCAAGGCTGCATCAGATAATGTTGATGATGCAGTCAAGGCCGCCACACTAGCGGAGAAggccaagtgggacgaagccaatgaggcatgcttgtctcATCTGCTGAATgtcttgtcgaaccgcttatttgacgtgtactctggttttacctccgctaagggtctatggactgaacttgagaacgagttctctgaagttgacaatggcaatgagtctttcacaacggaaaactacctcaattataaaatggttgagggaaggtctgttatggagcagctacaggagattcaactccttgttagggacttggtccaatatggttgtgtcctaccagacagttttcaggtgaatgcaatactggcaaagctcccgccttcttgacgagactttgtgacttcacgccgccacatgaagaagcaaatgactctcactgagttgtcagctgcgataaatgtggaagagcgtgcaaggGCCAGTAACAAGCCTTCCCAGCAACTCCAGGCTCATgttgttgagaagggtggagatagaaaattccagaagaagaagaactctccacagaagtccaaaaagatgaagaagaaaacgaaggactttatctgctacgtttgtggtgtcTCCGGGCATACAACTCGGAGGTGCAAATttaggaagggaaaaggtcctccacctcagcgcaaagaagggaacgtggtggttaactccaccccagggtatgcacctcaggcttttatggcaagtccatcagatgactggtggatggattccggtgctactgttcatatttgtgctgatcgatccatgttctcttctTTCCAGGGATGCAACAAcgcaccagtcttgatgggaaatggtgttctGGCAGCAGCTCGAGGTACTAGATAGGTCTACCTGAAGTTAAATTCAGGGAAGACTCTCGTGCTAAAGGACGTGCTCTATGTGCCCtcgatgagccggaacctcatATCTGTGTCGTTGCTATGTCAATAaggtctcaaattagtgtttgagtctaataaagtggtcctatctaagtttggtacttttgttggaaagtcatatgagtcaggcggtttgttctgtctttctgttttgaacaatcattcttcttaccatgttaatatggtctgtaataacgattccattaatGATATTTGGCATTCCCATTTGTGTCATGTcaattttgaggccattaagagattaagtgacatgtctttaagtcctaaatataaacatgttaaaggtgtaaaatatggtatttgtgtgcaagctaagcagcctagaaaaccgtttcatacggttgaaggtagaaataccactcctttagaactaattcactcagatgtttgtgagatgaatggtataatcacaaaaggcggtaaaagatactttcttaccttgatagatgatgctaccagATTCTGTTATATATACTTACTCAGAACCaaagatgaggcactagaacactttaagatctataagactgaagttgaaaaccagttagacaagaaaattaaaaggctgcggtctgatagaggaggtgaatacctttccaacctttttgacgagtactgcaaagagtgtggaatcattcTTGAAACCACCGCTTcatattcacctcagtcaaatggggtagctgaaaggaaCAACCAAACAGTGTGTGACTTAGCTAATGCTTTGTTGCAAAGTTCAGGGATGCCTGATAtctggtggggcgaggcagtactcaTGGTGTGCTATGTCCTAAACAGGGTGCCGCCTCGCAACCGTGAGGCCAcgccctatgaaggatttaaaggaaggaagccagatctttcgcatctttggacttggggctgccttgtgaaggtgaatgtcccgttgcccaagaagagaaagttaggccctaagaccgtagattgtttcttcctgggttatgcacataacagtgcagcttatatatttctagtggtccattccgagacaAGCGAAGTTGTTATAAATGTAATAATGGAGtctcgggatgtgacattctttgagagcattttccctatgcgggataaggaagtagtagcccTAGATGGTCCATCTCAgacatattctctgccctcgagtgtccatgaccagactccagatttggagttaaggaggagtaagagacaaaggactgaaaagtctctgggagatgattatattatttatctagtggataaagaaccacgctccctcacagaggcatatatatctccggatgcagagtactggagggaggttgtccgtagcgagatggattcaatcaCCTCGAACGGAACCtgggagataactgatctcccggctggttgcaagcctgtgggctgcaaatggatctttaggaggaaaaggagacctgatggtactattgaaaagtacaaggcccatcttgtggctaagggttttactcaaaagaaagaggaggattattttgaCACTTATGCTTcggtggctcgattgcccacaatccGTGTGCTTTTGGCGCTGGCTGCTGCTTATAAACTTCTTgttcatcaaatggacgtaaagacaacattccttaatggagagctggaagaggaaatttatatgcagcaaccaAAAGGATTAgtggttaaaggacaagagagcaaagtgtgtcgcttgattaaatccttatacggtcttaaacaagctcccaaacaatggcatgagaagtttaataacACTCTGACCACTGCCGAGTTTTGTGTAAACGAATccgacaagtgtgtgtattatcgcttctctgggAGCAAAGGTGTCATCTtgtgtttatacgttgatgacatattgatatttgggaccgagttggaggctatcatggagacaaaagTATTCCTTtccaagaactttgatatgaaggacttgggtgaagctgatgttatactgaacatcaagttgataaagggtgaggatgggattactttgtcacaatcccattatgtggaaaaggtcctgactcgctttggacatatggactgtaaaccagttgccacgccctatgatccatcctacacgctcagtaaatatgaaggcgagcctgtgaaccagctactatattcgcGGATCATCAGATCTCTCATGTACCTGATcagtgcaactagaccagatatctcatatgcagtatgcagactggctcgttattcagccagtccaggagatagacactgCGTAGCCTTGTATATagtgcttcggtatttgaagggagcgatgaatctCGGTATTAAATATACTGGATATCCGTTagtacttgaaggattcagtgatgcaaactAGATCTTTGACTTggatcaaatgaagtctacaagtggctatgtgttcactttagctggtggggccgtgtcatggagatcgtctaaacaaaCAGTATCGACATgttccaccaaggaggctgaattagttgcacttgattcagtagcattggaggctgaatggttgagagacctattgtcagaccttccaatgcTAGCAAAGTCGATACCAGCTGTCCTAGTATATTGTGATAACACTTCTGTGTTGCTgaaagtgaacagtagaaaggacaaacaaaaatcctcgaggcatatcagaagacgacttgattcatgtcggcatgctagagagatgggtgtaataaccgtagattacatcaagtctgaaacaaaccttgctgatcctttcaccaaaggaTTGGCTCAAAAGCCATTCCAAGTAGCGTGCATGGGAATGAGActcgtaccctgttagcggtttcaactgcggataactgtcctgtgtgatcggaggtcccgagatccaggctccaggaaacgaagcactgtggaaccaagagcacaaaagacaatgagtctcatgagctgctgtgctctgtctgtatggcaggttcagcgatatgctcttaatgaagtcCATGCTCTAAGCAAGGAAATTGTCCTACAGATTTTCCTTAAtgatttcacctatatgagctgGCTGTGGGGTCGTAGTCCGggagagaatggggttttctctctagtgagctcatgaatagatatttaagggcatgaccgtaacgccctgccccgtaagagaagcagataatctacctagtactatgtgccttttatgcgaagattctcacactagggtttgtggatcaaggcgtagtcctccgcttattcgtgcagggttggagtacactaggataggctttggttcaaaccaacaagtatctctgccgaaaagtagtatataaacagtacgtgagctcaatgacattgatcagaaaataagagtgaaaatggtggggattgctGTTCATTTGGGGTTTTCCCCCTTATTTAatatatatatactgtatttatatattacacctaggtgcattcaatatagagaatgcacccaagcCGAACCTACGCACCAGGAGCACCTGGTCTGAGCCAACTGCCCCACCCAGACCGAACCGACGCTTcgtcttcgtccctcccgcacgctcccgacagaaccttttcacttcagactcaagtttgcaattagaggatacccctagttgcaatcaacaagcaacaaacgttgcaactggagcaacaacagagactcaagtttgcaattagcggatacccctagttgcaatcaacaagcaacaaacgttgcaactaGAGTAACAACACACCATGCAATGGTAATCaaggagtaaaaacagagactcaagtttgcaattagaggatacccctagttgcaatcaacaagcaacaaacgtcgTAACAGAAAATCAACAAACCACGCAGTTGCAATCATTAGTTGCAACCAATATTGAACAAATGTAGGTGGTGCAATGGTAATCaaggagtaaaaacagagactcaagtttgcaattagaggatacccctagctgcaatcaacaagcaacaaacgttgcaactggagcaacaacagagactcaagtttgcaattagcggatacccctagttgcaatcaacaagcaacaaacgttgcaactgtAGTAACAACACACCATGCAATGGTAATCaaggagtaaaaacagagactcaagtttgcaattagaggatacccctagttgcaatcaacaagcaacaaacatCGCAACAGAAAATCAACAAACCACACAATTGCAATCATTAGTTGCAACGCacggggacagggaggcgcgcggcggTGGCGGGGGGCAGTGAGACGCACGTACAGGAGGGCCGAGGGCGTGCTCTTATGGGGAGGCGTGCTCGGGGTGTTAGGTGCTCTGGTCGAACAGGGAGTCTTGGGGTCTATGCATCCACAAACTAAAATACACATGGGTGCATTTTAGtgccgtatatatatatatatatatatatatatatatatatatatatatatatatatatatatatatatatatatatatatatatatatatatatatatatgtggccaGCCGGACTGGGCCACTTCAAGGCCGAGCCGCCCAGCCGGCTGGAAGGAGCAGCTAGGGCACCTAGGTGTCGTGCTCACATAGAAATGAAGGCAGAAGGAGTGGGCGGCGGCGGTTCAACGGAGGTCGAGCTCTATGGCTCGTTCGTCCAAGATTCACGCAAATCAGTTGGCCTCCTCTCCCCTTCTCATCTCCTTAAAGCATAGACAGTAAATCCCCTGGATATGGGAACTCTGCTCCTCTCTGCTGCTTGCTGCTCTAGTCTCCTCGATCCATTAGGTCCCTACCGTTCCTGTGCATAATCGCTGGTGGTGATTGGAAGCTGGTAGAGGTGGTGCTGCTCTTGTGTAGCGAGTTTCTCCCGTGCTCCTTGCTTCACTTGTGCGCCTGTGTGGTGTTGTGTTCGTTTGATTATTGTCCACCGTGGTCTGGTGTCTGGGCTCCCTTCTGCGCGGTGt
Proteins encoded:
- the LOC103655949 gene encoding probable ubiquitin-like-specific protease 2B, with product MEFLSVGLCHNKPKKSVATAIVPEDYICTQGDPALIDFIKEIPCEPRVEVVLIDDAFVERKSMECLFQPNAYLGDEVIDCYINLIKAQKHLKCRSGGRVHIENAFQFNFLKRDGDVEIKTEELYPIEDMTQICSAERRVLLYLDHDMVFIPINIRETHWYLAVIHASNMEIQVLDSLGTSQDRKDLTDSIKGLQRQIDMISQRKELKDHRWPNLQVASWPLREIDMGYAKQTDSSSCGLFLLNYIEYWTGDELSDSFTQDDMSHFRKKMDAILLSSELNKRRGCLLYKNDKEVDSGSPSDVEILENPTDSKKRKLLHVLDDSEVVYEDEEGPITQADLQKWFVDDWDKRTPVKVSNDGCTNDFLMVGLSTKDMPVTKADSIDVLCDYVMAIEDDTTLE